The following proteins are co-located in the Sporolactobacillus pectinivorans genome:
- a CDS encoding lipoate--protein ligase: MKYINNRDILDQTLNFALEEYALTHLNINETYLIFYRMTPTVIVGRNQNAVEEVNMDYIRSHKVTVTRRLSGGGAVYNDPGNLSFSFISKDDGDSFNNYRKFTEPVIRALKHMGIDAKLEGRNDLTVDGRKISGNAQFVTHGRIFSHGTLLFDVNLDNVSKALHPDAEKYESKGIKSVRSRVTNIREHLLEDMDIQQFRETLLHYIFEGNSEIPEYHLTDEDWTNIVAIAQHRYRNWDWVYGKSPEFNVRKAHRFPGGRIDIRLDVKKGVIETASIYGDFFGVEDVSDIEKLLVGTKYEQDDVTEKLKTVDVHLYFGKIGLEDLLSVLF; encoded by the coding sequence ATGAAATATATCAATAACCGGGATATTCTTGATCAGACGCTTAATTTTGCGTTGGAAGAATACGCCTTGACACACCTGAATATTAATGAGACTTATCTGATTTTTTACCGGATGACCCCGACAGTTATTGTCGGACGGAATCAGAATGCTGTTGAAGAAGTGAATATGGATTATATCCGTTCGCACAAAGTGACGGTGACCCGGAGGCTTTCTGGAGGCGGGGCCGTGTACAATGATCCGGGTAACCTCAGCTTTAGCTTTATCTCCAAAGATGACGGGGACAGTTTTAATAACTACAGGAAGTTCACGGAGCCGGTAATCAGAGCGCTGAAGCATATGGGCATTGATGCAAAGCTGGAAGGGCGCAACGACTTGACAGTGGACGGCAGGAAGATTTCCGGCAACGCCCAGTTTGTGACCCACGGCAGGATTTTCAGCCATGGTACTTTGCTTTTTGATGTCAATCTTGACAATGTTTCAAAAGCGCTGCATCCGGATGCGGAAAAGTATGAATCAAAGGGAATAAAATCCGTGCGGAGCCGTGTGACGAATATCCGTGAACATCTCTTAGAGGATATGGATATTCAGCAATTCCGTGAAACGTTGCTGCACTACATTTTTGAAGGAAACAGCGAGATTCCGGAGTATCATCTGACGGACGAGGATTGGACTAATATTGTTGCTATCGCGCAGCATCGTTACCGCAACTGGGACTGGGTCTACGGAAAGTCGCCTGAATTCAATGTCCGCAAGGCGCACCGGTTCCCCGGCGGGCGGATCGACATTCGTCTGGATGTCAAAAAAGGCGTGATTGAAACGGCGTCTATTTACGGTGACTTTTTTGGGGTTGAAGATGTTTCCGATATTGAAAAACTGCTGGTCGGCACAAAATATGAGCAGGACGATGTCACTGAAAAACTCAAGACAGTAGATGTGCACCTGTATTTTGGAAAAATCGGCCTTGAGGATCTGCTTTCTGTCCTCTTCTGA
- a CDS encoding M48 family metallopeptidase translates to MKKIGWGFTSVYGVYLAFMAAYFFIWAKAGVPPNAKGTPADPSLFMNAHQLAESARYNAWRHFISFAAIPLEWGVYLFVLISGFSRGLRNCSERLSRLFIVQMFFCFAVVSLVSAAAFLPVNFITYRMSVHYGISVQSIQGWLRDQEISFAIDSLIGFITLAAVFFFIRRNPRNWWLPVWLLAVPFIVFMMYLQPVVIDPLYNHFQSLQNGQLKQEILGLATRAGIPANNVYEVDMSKQTHAMNAYVTGVGSNLRIVLWDTTVHQLSRPQVLFIMAHEMGHYVMHHILWGMVLALAGLLIGLFLAAKLLVWIVERWGARLNLSHPGDLAALPLVLLLFATLSFAGEPVQNAISRQFEHSADSYAIHMTKNRTAAISSFQKLSAASLGEINPPALVKWVQYDHPTMLERINYFEHVNLKK, encoded by the coding sequence TTGAAAAAAATCGGCTGGGGTTTTACGTCAGTTTATGGTGTGTATCTAGCGTTCATGGCCGCCTACTTCTTTATATGGGCGAAGGCGGGTGTTCCGCCGAATGCTAAGGGAACGCCGGCAGATCCTTCTTTGTTTATGAACGCTCACCAGCTGGCTGAAAGTGCCCGCTACAACGCATGGCGCCATTTCATTTCGTTTGCTGCTATTCCGCTTGAGTGGGGTGTTTATCTATTTGTATTAATCTCCGGTTTCTCACGCGGGCTAAGAAATTGCTCCGAACGTTTGTCCCGTCTGTTTATTGTACAGATGTTTTTCTGTTTTGCGGTAGTGTCTCTCGTTTCTGCGGCTGCCTTTTTGCCGGTTAATTTTATCACTTACAGAATGTCTGTTCACTATGGGATATCGGTTCAGTCGATTCAGGGCTGGCTGAGGGATCAGGAAATCAGTTTTGCCATCGACAGCCTGATCGGTTTTATTACGCTTGCGGCAGTGTTTTTTTTCATTCGCAGAAATCCCCGAAACTGGTGGCTTCCCGTGTGGCTGCTGGCCGTTCCGTTTATTGTTTTCATGATGTACCTGCAGCCGGTCGTGATTGACCCGCTGTATAATCATTTTCAGAGCCTGCAGAATGGCCAGCTGAAACAGGAAATTCTGGGTCTGGCAACACGCGCCGGAATCCCTGCGAACAATGTCTATGAAGTGGACATGTCAAAACAGACGCATGCCATGAACGCCTATGTCACCGGCGTTGGCTCGAACCTGCGCATCGTCCTCTGGGATACAACTGTTCATCAGCTGAGCAGACCCCAAGTGCTGTTTATTATGGCGCATGAAATGGGACATTACGTGATGCACCATATTCTCTGGGGAATGGTCTTAGCGTTGGCAGGGCTCCTGATTGGCCTTTTTTTGGCAGCAAAACTTCTGGTCTGGATTGTGGAACGCTGGGGTGCGCGGCTGAATCTTTCGCATCCCGGCGATCTGGCGGCACTGCCGCTCGTCCTGCTTCTCTTTGCCACGCTGTCCTTTGCCGGTGAACCGGTGCAAAATGCAATCTCCAGGCAATTCGAGCATTCGGCGGATAGTTACGCAATCCATATGACGAAAAATCGTACAGCTGCTATTTCCTCTTTTCAAAAACTATCTGCGGCCAGCCTCGGCGAGATCAACCCGCCGGCGCTTGTCAAATGGGTTCAGTACGATCACCCGACAATGCTTGAGCGAATAAATTATTTTGAACATGTGAACTTAAAAAAATAG
- a CDS encoding D-alanine--D-alanine ligase: protein MTNEKKTVAVLYGGKSTEYEISLLTAFSVINAMDLEHYRVLPVHIQQDGRWITGSEITKKLEYRDQLLLSENRSIEAQAEHWLAPSSPALGNKRPDVIFPLLHGPNGEDGTVQGLFELLNIAYVGSGVAGSAVAMDKVLMKDVFAAHHIPGPNYLSVIRYEWETDAPSVILKVKNTIGYPCFIKPANCGSSVGISQCLSETELSASVTEAFRFDTKVIIEEKVTGREVEIGVIGNHDLSVSVPGEIKTKNAAFYDYQSKYVEGKSTLVIPADLPEKVKAELEDVAKRAYNALSLSGLARVDVFIREKDQRVIVNEVNTMPGFTQFSMFPLLWKHTGLSYGKLIEKLIDLGIERHNEKQKIQYRIDH from the coding sequence ATGACGAATGAGAAAAAAACGGTCGCCGTGCTTTATGGCGGAAAATCAACGGAGTATGAAATATCTCTTCTGACCGCATTTTCCGTGATCAACGCGATGGATCTCGAACATTATCGGGTTCTGCCTGTCCACATACAGCAGGACGGCCGCTGGATTACCGGCTCGGAAATTACGAAGAAACTCGAATACAGGGATCAGCTGCTTCTTTCTGAAAACCGCTCGATCGAAGCTCAGGCCGAACACTGGCTTGCCCCTTCTTCACCCGCCCTTGGGAATAAACGGCCGGATGTCATTTTTCCGCTGCTTCATGGACCAAACGGGGAGGACGGCACAGTGCAGGGCCTCTTTGAATTGTTGAATATTGCCTATGTCGGTTCAGGAGTCGCCGGCTCAGCTGTAGCTATGGATAAGGTGCTCATGAAGGACGTCTTTGCCGCACATCATATACCGGGTCCGAATTATTTATCCGTTATCCGCTACGAATGGGAAACCGATGCACCGTCAGTCATTCTCAAAGTCAAAAATACAATCGGATATCCCTGCTTCATCAAGCCCGCAAACTGCGGCTCAAGTGTCGGTATCAGCCAGTGCCTCAGTGAAACCGAGCTCTCGGCATCCGTGACAGAAGCATTCCGTTTTGATACAAAAGTCATTATCGAAGAAAAAGTTACCGGACGTGAAGTTGAAATCGGCGTGATCGGCAATCACGATCTCTCAGTTTCTGTTCCCGGCGAGATCAAAACCAAGAATGCCGCCTTTTATGATTATCAGTCAAAATACGTTGAGGGTAAAAGTACCCTAGTCATTCCCGCTGATTTGCCTGAAAAGGTCAAAGCGGAGCTTGAGGATGTCGCGAAGCGTGCTTACAATGCACTAAGTCTCTCAGGACTTGCTCGTGTCGATGTCTTTATCCGTGAAAAAGATCAGCGTGTGATTGTCAACGAAGTGAACACGATGCCTGGATTTACCCAGTTCAGCATGTTTCCGCTGCTGTGGAAGCATACAGGGCTGTCTTACGGGAAGCTGATTGAAAAACTGATTGATCTCGGGATTGAAAGACACAATGAGAAACAAAAAATTCAGTATCGGATTGACCATTAA
- a CDS encoding 3D domain-containing protein — protein sequence MNIIKRLTAVTSLTVCIGILAPTTIVWAKTSSTNDSHMIKKNPESKSGAVGFGLKKPAEQTSSNENNSIFRNGLLQQGDAGSTVKKLQDALHALGYYNGSDNGVFGELTAAAVSSFQADQKITENSIVGTDTETAPYDVYRNTNAVRAYVQKLIENQKQEQRAAEAKVEAARAEQSSKAAIQKKAQEKRAPVVENVVYKPQPQKNTVQAGGTSQSLTVTATGYALSGTSATGIDFSGNPNAKVIAVDPSVIPLGSHVMIPGYGVYLAADTGGSITGNRIDIHFSNNAAALNFGVRTVTIQILH from the coding sequence ATGAATATCATTAAAAGGCTGACGGCGGTAACAAGCCTGACGGTGTGCATCGGAATTCTCGCACCGACAACGATCGTCTGGGCCAAGACGAGCAGTACAAATGATAGTCACATGATCAAAAAAAATCCTGAATCCAAATCGGGCGCAGTCGGATTCGGTTTAAAAAAACCGGCTGAGCAAACAAGCAGCAATGAAAATAACAGTATATTCAGAAACGGTTTGCTTCAACAAGGGGACGCAGGGTCCACTGTTAAAAAGCTTCAGGATGCGCTTCATGCGCTTGGCTATTACAACGGCAGCGATAACGGGGTTTTCGGAGAACTCACAGCAGCAGCTGTCAGCTCGTTTCAGGCTGATCAAAAGATTACGGAAAACAGCATCGTCGGAACCGATACGGAAACAGCACCTTATGATGTCTACCGCAACACGAACGCAGTCAGGGCATATGTGCAAAAGTTAATAGAAAATCAGAAACAGGAACAAAGGGCTGCCGAAGCCAAGGTAGAAGCAGCAAGAGCTGAGCAGTCCAGCAAAGCAGCGATCCAAAAAAAGGCACAGGAAAAACGGGCTCCGGTTGTAGAAAATGTAGTTTATAAACCCCAACCCCAGAAAAACACTGTGCAGGCTGGAGGAACTTCTCAATCTTTGACCGTAACGGCAACAGGTTACGCACTGAGCGGGACCTCAGCCACCGGGATTGATTTCAGTGGAAACCCAAACGCCAAAGTCATTGCTGTCGATCCTAGTGTGATTCCACTTGGTTCACACGTCATGATTCCGGGTTACGGAGTCTACCTTGCCGCCGATACCGGTGGTAGCATTACGGGAAACCGGATTGACATTCACTTTTCAAATAATGCTGCAGCGCTGAATTTCGGAGTAAGAACCGTCACTATCCAGATTCTTCACTAA
- a CDS encoding acyl-CoA thioesterase — protein sequence MEAKKVSESRSVTSIHVMPNDTNNHGTFFGGKLMMYVDNIGAIAATRHCRQLVVTASIDSVDFLHPIKAGSSVCLEAIVTWTHHTSMEVFVKIVTEDLMTGERTLCTTSFLTFVAIGADGKVQPVPKVIPETEEEKMLYNSAERRYLHRKERRSETKAFVSKLTLNKPWERN from the coding sequence GTGGAAGCGAAAAAGGTCAGTGAATCACGTTCGGTGACGTCCATCCACGTTATGCCGAACGATACAAATAATCACGGCACATTCTTTGGCGGGAAATTGATGATGTATGTAGATAATATTGGAGCGATCGCGGCTACGAGGCATTGCCGTCAGCTTGTTGTCACAGCTTCAATTGATTCTGTTGACTTTCTTCATCCGATTAAAGCAGGATCTTCAGTATGCCTTGAGGCAATTGTTACCTGGACACATCACACGTCTATGGAGGTATTTGTAAAAATAGTTACTGAGGATCTGATGACCGGGGAACGGACACTGTGCACGACTTCTTTTCTGACGTTTGTCGCTATCGGAGCGGATGGCAAAGTCCAGCCCGTTCCGAAAGTGATTCCGGAAACAGAGGAAGAGAAGATGCTGTATAACTCAGCTGAGAGGCGCTATTTGCATCGAAAAGAAAGAAGAAGTGAGACTAAGGCTTTTGTCTCAAAGCTAACCTTGAATAAACCTTGGGAGCGGAACTAA
- a CDS encoding YjcZ family sporulation protein — protein sequence MGASYGGSGSGFALIVVLFILLIIVGTAFVY from the coding sequence ATGGGTGCATCTTACGGCGGATCCGGCAGTGGATTTGCATTAATCGTTGTTTTGTTTATCTTGCTGATTATCGTGGGCACAGCCTTCGTTTATTGA
- a CDS encoding ECF transporter S component: MTHSSLKKMILVSLLSAIGFLIMLIAFPVPMIPGFLTLDFSDLPALIGAMILGPVAGIAIEAIKNILHVLLAGSLTVVPIGEMSNFAAGSILIVVSWLFYRRKRSALSLVTGMIVGTLAMTIIMSIANYYLIFPGYAMFLGFSINTAVSMAQSANHGIRSLLTLIVYGVAPFNLLKGVALTILMIPVFARLRGFIGRKQAADRTL, encoded by the coding sequence ATGACTCATTCATCGCTAAAGAAAATGATTCTCGTTTCATTATTGTCAGCAATCGGATTTTTAATTATGCTGATTGCTTTCCCGGTGCCCATGATCCCGGGCTTTCTGACACTCGATTTTAGTGATCTGCCGGCGCTGATCGGTGCAATGATACTTGGTCCGGTTGCCGGAATTGCCATCGAAGCGATCAAAAATATTCTTCATGTTCTCTTGGCGGGTTCTCTGACCGTTGTCCCAATTGGAGAAATGTCTAATTTTGCAGCAGGGTCGATACTGATTGTCGTATCATGGCTTTTCTACCGCAGGAAACGTTCAGCGCTCTCGCTCGTTACCGGGATGATTGTCGGAACCCTCGCAATGACCATTATCATGTCTATTGCTAATTATTATTTAATCTTTCCCGGATATGCCATGTTTCTAGGATTCAGTATAAATACTGCCGTTTCAATGGCCCAGAGCGCAAATCACGGCATCCGAAGCCTGCTGACACTGATCGTCTACGGTGTGGCTCCTTTTAATCTGCTTAAAGGTGTAGCGCTGACGATTCTAATGATTCCGGTGTTCGCACGCCTTCGCGGCTTTATCGGCCGTAAACAGGCAGCAGACCGTACCCTCTGA
- a CDS encoding 1,4-dihydroxy-2-naphthoate polyprenyltransferase translates to MDDQELEKNTGFRKWWKMIRPHTLTASFVPVALGTALVLPMKKPDILLFIAMLVASMLIQIATNLFNEYFDYKRGLDTSESVGIGGSIVRDGFHPKTILNLARLLCLIAMLIGIYICFESSWWIALAGTICILTGYLYSGGPYPIAYTPFGELASGLFMGVFIIWISFFVQAETLTLNTVLISVPIGILVGGINMANNIRDLSGDQEKGRKTLPILLGRSRAINLLAALFALSYLWIIGLMIFQVESAWLLIVFASLPKAIQATKLFRGKTRAVQLMPAMKATAQMTTLFGLLLSIGLVLDHFI, encoded by the coding sequence ATGGACGATCAGGAACTTGAAAAGAATACCGGTTTCAGAAAATGGTGGAAAATGATCAGGCCACATACCCTGACTGCTTCTTTTGTTCCTGTTGCGCTCGGTACCGCTCTTGTCCTCCCAATGAAGAAACCGGATATACTCCTCTTTATCGCGATGCTGGTTGCATCCATGCTGATACAAATTGCGACCAACCTCTTTAATGAATACTTTGACTATAAAAGAGGACTGGACACTTCTGAATCTGTCGGGATCGGCGGCAGTATAGTGCGCGATGGATTTCACCCAAAAACTATACTGAATCTGGCCCGCCTGCTCTGCTTGATCGCCATGCTGATTGGAATCTATATCTGCTTTGAAAGCAGCTGGTGGATTGCACTTGCAGGCACAATATGCATTCTCACCGGTTATTTGTATTCCGGCGGGCCTTATCCCATTGCCTACACGCCGTTCGGTGAGCTGGCGTCCGGATTATTCATGGGTGTATTTATCATATGGATCTCCTTTTTTGTTCAGGCAGAGACTCTGACACTCAACACGGTACTGATATCTGTGCCCATTGGCATTTTGGTCGGAGGCATCAATATGGCCAACAACATAAGGGATCTGTCGGGCGATCAGGAAAAAGGGCGGAAAACGCTGCCGATTTTGCTTGGACGCTCACGGGCAATTAATCTGCTGGCTGCCCTTTTTGCCCTTTCTTATTTGTGGATCATCGGCTTGATGATTTTTCAAGTAGAATCGGCCTGGTTGCTGATCGTATTTGCCAGCCTTCCAAAAGCTATCCAGGCTACCAAACTTTTCCGCGGGAAAACAAGGGCGGTTCAACTGATGCCTGCGATGAAAGCCACGGCTCAGATGACCACGCTGTTTGGTCTCCTGCTTTCCATCGGATTAGTGCTTGACCATTTCATATAA
- a CDS encoding YdbC family protein, whose protein sequence is MAETKSEVRFNLIQHFGVIAKESGGWTKELNLVSWNDRDAKYDIRSWAPDRKKMRRGITLSGVECETLRSLLNTRFPQSLPSLQPDVVPASRS, encoded by the coding sequence ATGGCAGAAACAAAATCAGAAGTGCGGTTCAATTTGATTCAGCATTTTGGCGTGATCGCCAAAGAATCCGGTGGCTGGACGAAAGAGCTGAACCTTGTCAGCTGGAATGACCGCGACGCTAAGTATGACATTCGAAGCTGGGCTCCGGACAGAAAAAAGATGAGACGCGGCATTACCTTGAGCGGGGTCGAATGCGAAACACTCCGATCCCTGCTTAATACACGTTTTCCTCAGTCCTTACCATCCTTGCAGCCTGACGTTGTTCCCGCTTCACGTTCGTGA
- a CDS encoding NUDIX hydrolase codes for MLRYTLAFIRNNGKILMINREKNPWQGAWNGVGGKLEPGESPEECVIREIGEETGIRIMYPLFRGIVTWNPDQEDPQGMYVFVAEVRDLNGIDTPKGTREGILEWKTEEWVLSENNFGTVPTLRVFMKDVLDIGRHHPVDYHCTFEHDRIVRTEIRTLPIKIR; via the coding sequence ATGCTTCGTTACACACTCGCATTTATCAGGAATAACGGGAAAATACTGATGATTAACAGGGAAAAGAATCCGTGGCAGGGGGCCTGGAACGGCGTCGGCGGGAAACTTGAACCCGGTGAATCTCCGGAGGAATGTGTCATCCGGGAGATTGGGGAAGAAACAGGGATCAGAATCATGTACCCGCTGTTCAGGGGGATTGTGACCTGGAATCCGGATCAGGAAGATCCGCAAGGGATGTATGTCTTTGTCGCTGAGGTCCGGGATTTGAACGGAATTGATACGCCCAAGGGAACACGCGAGGGAATCCTTGAATGGAAAACCGAGGAATGGGTGCTGTCCGAGAACAACTTCGGAACAGTGCCGACGCTTAGGGTTTTTATGAAAGACGTTCTCGATATTGGAAGGCATCATCCGGTTGACTATCATTGTACTTTTGAGCATGATCGAATTGTCCGTACGGAAATCAGGACGCTGCCTATTAAGATCCGATAA
- the mscL gene encoding large conductance mechanosensitive channel protein MscL: MKTLAEFKKFLSRGNVIDLAVAVIIGAAFGQIINSLVKDIVMPPIGLLLGKVDFSSLYINLSGHAYGSLAAAQRAGAPTINYGTFLNTVINFLIIALIIFFAVKIVDKASHKKTASPTTKTCPYCLSLIPLRATKCPHCTADLPAQDMVHQ; the protein is encoded by the coding sequence TTGAAAACATTGGCTGAGTTTAAAAAATTTCTGTCGCGCGGCAATGTCATTGATCTCGCTGTCGCAGTCATTATCGGTGCCGCTTTCGGACAGATCATCAATTCACTGGTCAAAGATATCGTCATGCCTCCGATCGGTCTTCTGCTCGGCAAGGTAGACTTCAGCAGCCTGTACATCAATCTGTCCGGTCATGCATATGGCAGCCTGGCAGCTGCTCAAAGAGCAGGCGCGCCAACGATCAACTATGGAACTTTTCTAAATACCGTAATTAATTTTCTGATTATCGCTCTCATTATCTTTTTCGCCGTTAAAATTGTGGACAAAGCTTCACACAAAAAAACTGCGTCGCCAACGACAAAAACTTGCCCTTACTGCCTGTCTCTCATTCCTCTCAGAGCAACAAAGTGTCCGCATTGCACCGCAGATCTCCCTGCTCAGGATATGGTGCATCAATAA
- a CDS encoding superoxide dismutase family protein yields the protein MNNRKLIYLACLALAFAVVFCEHHPGVKVSAKANKAEKLVVPLINAGNEEVGEAVLTETAKGVRISLHAEGLRPGIHAIHFHEIGNCTPPDFMSSGEHFNPEHKHHGLKNPMGPHAGDMPNIFADRHGIVETVIFNPRVTLKKEKENSLRDADGSALIIHEFGDDQLSDPSGNSGKRVLCGVIR from the coding sequence GTGAATAATAGAAAATTAATCTATCTTGCATGTCTGGCGCTGGCGTTCGCCGTTGTTTTCTGTGAACATCATCCGGGCGTAAAAGTCAGTGCAAAAGCGAATAAAGCAGAAAAACTGGTTGTTCCACTGATCAACGCTGGCAATGAAGAGGTCGGTGAAGCCGTCCTGACCGAAACGGCGAAGGGTGTCCGGATTTCTTTGCATGCTGAAGGGCTGAGGCCCGGAATCCATGCCATCCATTTTCATGAAATTGGGAACTGTACACCACCGGATTTTATGTCCTCGGGCGAACATTTTAATCCGGAACACAAACACCATGGATTGAAAAATCCAATGGGTCCTCACGCAGGGGATATGCCCAACATCTTTGCCGACAGGCATGGAATTGTCGAAACGGTCATTTTCAACCCGCGTGTGACGCTGAAGAAAGAGAAAGAGAACTCGCTTCGTGATGCCGACGGATCGGCGCTGATCATACATGAGTTCGGAGATGATCAACTATCGGATCCGTCAGGAAATTCGGGGAAACGTGTGCTTTGCGGTGTTATCCGCTAA
- the fabL gene encoding enoyl-[acyl-carrier-protein] reductase FabL codes for MDKKVALITGGTRGIGKAIAEKFARNGYNLVLNYARKASNAEQTKLEIEDKYDVSVKIVKANVGELEQINQLFKAADQAFGRLDVFVNNAASGVQRPLMEIQEKHWDWTEDINAKAYLFAAQQAAKRMQRTGSGHIVALSSLGAVRALPNYVVVGVSKAAVEAITRYLAVELASMKITVNTVSGGAVDTDALKHFPNREELLEQAAKHNPAGRIVEPEDLAEAVYFLCTPAAFMIRGQTITVDGGLSLLAE; via the coding sequence ATGGATAAAAAAGTTGCGTTGATTACGGGAGGAACCCGAGGTATAGGCAAAGCAATTGCCGAAAAGTTTGCCCGGAATGGCTATAATCTGGTCCTGAATTATGCGCGGAAAGCAAGCAATGCCGAACAGACAAAGCTTGAAATCGAAGACAAATACGACGTTTCGGTCAAAATCGTCAAAGCGAATGTCGGTGAACTGGAACAGATCAATCAATTGTTTAAAGCAGCAGATCAGGCCTTCGGACGGTTGGATGTATTCGTCAATAACGCCGCATCCGGTGTGCAGCGTCCACTGATGGAGATCCAAGAAAAGCACTGGGACTGGACGGAAGACATCAACGCCAAGGCTTACTTGTTCGCTGCTCAGCAGGCCGCCAAGCGGATGCAGCGGACAGGCAGCGGGCACATCGTTGCCCTCTCCAGCCTGGGCGCGGTCCGGGCACTTCCCAATTATGTTGTAGTGGGCGTTTCAAAAGCGGCTGTTGAAGCCATCACACGCTATCTCGCCGTCGAACTCGCCTCAATGAAAATTACGGTCAATACGGTCTCCGGCGGCGCCGTTGATACAGATGCGCTGAAACACTTTCCGAACCGCGAAGAACTGCTGGAACAGGCAGCAAAACACAATCCGGCCGGCCGGATTGTTGAGCCTGAAGATTTGGCGGAAGCCGTCTATTTCCTATGTACACCGGCGGCTTTCATGATTCGCGGACAAACGATCACCGTAGATGGCGGACTCTCACTGCTGGCTGAATAA
- the menB gene encoding 1,4-dihydroxy-2-naphthoyl-CoA synthase — protein sequence MSSIEWETIENYDEIIFERYEGIAKITINRPQVRNAFTPKTVMEMIDAFSRARDDASVGVIVLTGAGTLAFCSGGDQKVRGNGGYVGSDHIPRLNVLDLQHLIRIIPKPVIAMVAGYAIGGGNVLQVVCDLTIAADNAVFGQTGPKVGSFDAGYGAGYLARIVGQKKAREIWYLCRQYNAQQALDMGLVNTVVPLENLEEETVKWAKEMLSKSATALRFLKASFNADTDGLAGLQQLGGDATLLYYTTDEAKEGRDAFKEKRDPDFSKYPKFP from the coding sequence ATGTCTTCAATAGAATGGGAAACGATTGAGAACTACGACGAAATTATTTTCGAACGTTACGAAGGCATTGCCAAAATCACGATTAACCGCCCGCAAGTCCGCAATGCTTTCACACCGAAAACAGTCATGGAAATGATCGACGCTTTTTCGAGAGCCCGGGATGATGCAAGCGTCGGCGTCATTGTTCTGACCGGCGCCGGAACGCTGGCATTCTGTTCAGGGGGTGACCAAAAAGTCAGAGGCAATGGAGGCTACGTTGGCAGCGATCATATCCCGCGGCTGAATGTGCTGGATCTGCAGCATCTGATCCGCATCATTCCGAAGCCGGTGATTGCGATGGTAGCCGGTTATGCGATTGGCGGGGGTAATGTGCTGCAGGTTGTCTGCGACCTGACAATTGCTGCGGATAATGCTGTTTTTGGACAGACCGGGCCAAAAGTCGGCAGTTTCGATGCGGGCTACGGTGCGGGCTACCTGGCGCGAATTGTCGGTCAAAAGAAAGCGCGTGAAATTTGGTATCTGTGCCGGCAGTATAATGCGCAGCAGGCTCTTGACATGGGGCTCGTCAACACGGTTGTCCCTCTGGAAAACCTTGAAGAAGAAACGGTCAAATGGGCAAAAGAGATGCTCTCGAAGAGCGCAACTGCGCTGCGTTTCCTGAAAGCTTCTTTCAATGCGGACACGGACGGGCTTGCCGGACTTCAGCAATTGGGCGGAGACGCGACGCTTCTCTATTACACGACCGATGAGGCAAAAGAGGGGCGGGACGCATTTAAGGAGAAACGCGACCCCGATTTCAGTAAATATCCGAAATTTCCTTGA